A window of the Lactuca sativa cultivar Salinas chromosome 7, Lsat_Salinas_v11, whole genome shotgun sequence genome harbors these coding sequences:
- the LOC122195170 gene encoding uncharacterized protein LOC122195170 yields the protein MASSYSFSSSLNRSSKKSTVNDPKTCDCGFPARILTSTTPKNPGRHFMVCNEGKCKYWKWLDVELVQMPLMEVVEGMKAELVALKTEVEKVKEDMEQMKKEKYSDAIAMKEKIYKFTIGFLFLIIVYMMK from the exons ATGGCTTCCTCCTACAGCTTCTCATCCTCCCTCAATCGATCAAGCAAGAAATCCACAGTGAATGATCCAAAAACTTGTGATTGTGGGTTCCCTGCACGTATTCTAACATCAACAACACCAAAGAATCCAGGGAGGCATTTCATGGTGTGCAATGAG GGTAAATGCAAATATTGGAAATGGTTGGATGTAGAACTTGTACAGATGCCTCTAATGGAAGTGGTGGAGGGAATGAAAGCTGAATTAGTAGCATTGAAGACCGAAGTAGAGAAGGTGAAGGAAGACATGGAACAGATGAAGAAGGAAAAGTACTCTGATGCCATTGCAATGAAGGAGAAAATATATAAGTTTACCATTGGATTTCTTTTTCTGATCATCGTGTATATGATGAAATGA
- the LOC128127232 gene encoding uncharacterized protein LOC128127232 — protein sequence MLTSVGLGMSNSWNSFTSSPNREAEHRQCARHILANFNKRFTGQQYIKLFWRAVRASTVEKFRGVMEKIKSIDTHAYDYLIDRDPTTWSKAFFQEGRDCDAVENRVSESFNSAIRHARRRPIITMLEEIRLFVMERIYTQRVEGMDWDLLICPTIRKRIEDLKVKQRLWGVTACGYQNYEVRFTDVAYGVDLIAKKCACRIWQLTGIPCLHGVAAISYLNHDAGAYVSQSYTTEAYLKCYKYSINPLNSSDIWPDVPYHKPLPPKRRRLPGRPSMKKKRDAIERELTGPSRQTVSRRGSIIKCGICKEPGHNKKKCPSNQQSNTSGEYF from the exons ATGTTGACTTCAGTGGGTTTGGGTATGAGCAATTCATGGAATTCCTTCACAAGCTCACCAAATCGAGAAGCTGAACATAGGCAATGTGCTAGACACATTCTGGCCAATTTTAATAAAAGGTTTACTGGTcaacaatacataaagttattttggagGGCTGTAAGGGCTAGTACTGTGGAGAAGTTCAGAGGTGTAATGGAGAAGATCAAATCTATTGATACTCATGCTTATGATTACCTTATAGACAGAGATCCTACTACCTGGTCTAAGGCATTCTTTCAAGAAGGAAGAGATTGTGATGCAGTGGAGAATAGGGTCAGTGAGAGTTTCAATTCTGCTATTAGGCATGCTAGAAGGAGACCTATAATCACTATGCTGGAGGAGATTAGGTTATTTGTGATGGAAAGGATATACACTCAAAGAGTTGAAGGAATGGACTGGgatttgcttatatgtccaaCTATTAGGAAGCGTATAGAAGATCTGAAGGTTAAACAGAG ATTGTGGGGAGTTACTGCTTGTGGTTATCAAAATTATGAGGTTAGATTCACTGATGTTGCATATGGAGTGGATCTAATTGCAAAAAAGTGTGCCTGTAGAATATGGCAACTTACAGGGATACCATGCTTACATGGAGTTGCAGCAATCTCTTACTTAAATCATGATGCTGGGGCATATGTGTCCCAATCATACACTACTGAGGCTTACCTAAAATGCTACAAATATAGCATTAATCCTCTCAATAGTAGTGATATTTGGCCAGATGTTCCATACCATAAGCCTTTGCCTCCCAAAAGAAGAAGATTACCTGGTAGGCCATCAATGAAAAAGAAGAGGGATGCAATTGAACGAGAGTTGACTGGACCAAGTAGACAAACTGTCTCAAGAAGGGGAAGCATAATAAAGTGTGGTATTTGTAAGGAACCAGGTCACAACAAGAAAAAGTGTCCATCTAACCAGCAAAGCAATACATCAGGTgaatatttttaa